Proteins encoded by one window of Torulaspora delbrueckii CBS 1146 chromosome 2, complete genome:
- the MOT1 gene encoding DNA-binding ATPase (similar to Saccharomyces cerevisiae MOT1 (YPL082C); ancestral locus Anc_8.555): MTSQVSRLDRQVILLETGSTQFIRNMAADQLGELAKQHPEDILSLLSRVYPFLLVKKWETRVTAARAVGAIVAHAPLWDPNAEELLEQEENSNGETTAKIKLEQEMQLKLEEVSGENEFRQDDKRLISLAQWNLHELFKSNRVLLASSVNDFNDSWNAGRKQSRKNYDNDDDSNEGTPPREQVKSENGEVQVKKQDSLRSAAPSAASSKKSARMLAMAKRKKKMQAKSSSSKPVDLSESYISKSLMNQPNELDSPSPTTLSNPKLDITENSDANKIMVESMMVPILEKHERVAGLVWQFQGVYELLIDNLMNDAWEIRHGAALGLREILKQHALGVSRVKGKTKAENYSRNTKSLEDCATRLLTVFALDRFGDYVYDTVVAPVRESVAQTLAALLIHLNDELCVKIFSALEQLVLQDPQIVAMPTKIWEATHGGLLGVRYFVSIKTDFLLSNNLLDHVVKIVLYGLNQPDDDVQSVAAAILSPITNVFVKLDPQTIDLVLTTIWSSLTHLDDDLSSSVGSVMDLLAKLCKHDEVLDILRNKAIQNPSEWSFKSLVPKLYLFLRHSISSVRKAVLNLLNAFLSIKDDSTKSWLNGKVFRLIFQNIILEQNQDILNLSFEIYCSLLKNYKSKHTEKTLDHVLSKHLQPILHLLNTPIGENGKNYSMESQYILKPSQHYQLHPDKKRSISEANYESDIPPPKNNERVNIDAPMIAGDITLLGVEVIKNTRVMGAKAFGLTLSLFQNSTLKSFFDNVLVRCLELSYATPRMLAAIIVSEFCKARMEDESPDSNVPPFVEEMFGPIMNDQLSNPETLPVFREFVPSLKALRTQCQSLLNTFVDVGMLPQHKLPNVPVICQGETDAGPEAFNLQLAERVYKDYYEKMFKSMSNSYKLLAKKPLEDAKHRVLLAIEVAQASRRSHNCSILANYASATLRFSGLPKKLNPIIRALMDSIKEERNEMLQNFSGDSIMYLINELVAHEKATVADKIVKNLCGFLCVDTTEVPEFAANSSLKNSILTLVKENNYLTVQDDPHLKKLAEEAHVKRKGGLYTLGRLLDVLGERALVEVSQLRKSLFEPIDQFDESNQQALDNQTGQTIVDSLGILRAIFPFMHEKLRTEEVVPRFPVLLKFLRSEFSVFRYSTARTFADFAKTSNISVMTFIIREVLPLLNNAGSVIDRQGATELIYHLSTSLGTEILPYVIFLIVPLLGRMSDSDTDVRSLATTTFASIIKLVPLEEGIADPEGLPEDLMVGRERERDFMKQMMDPSKAEPFKMPVAIKATLRKYQQDGLNWLAFLNKYYLHGILCDDMGLGKTLQTICIIASDQYLRNEDYQKTKSLKTRPLPSLIVCPPSLTGHWESEFEQYSPFLKVIVYAGGPSVRYPLRDKLSEADVIVTSYDVARNDLAVLTKFDYNYCVLDEGHIIKNSQSKLAKAVKQISANHRLILTGTPIQNNVVELWSLFDFLMPGFLGTEKMFQERFAKPIGASRNSKSYSKDQEKGALALEALHKQVLPFMLRRLKEDVLSDLPPKIIQDYYCELSDLQKQLYKDFSKKQKNVVEKDIESNTDVEGKQHIFQALQYMRKLCNHPALVLSPDHPQLRQVEEYLRQTHMDLHDITNAPKLEALRNLLLECGIGEQDVDKKNSQNQLPSTENVISQHRALIFCQLKDMLDMVENDLFKKYMPSVTYMRLDGSVEPRDRQKVVRKFTDDPSIDCLLLTTKVGGLGLNLTGADTVIFVEHDWNPMSDLQAMDRAHRLGQKKVVNVYRIITKGTLEEKIMGLQKFKMNIASTVVNQQNNGLANMDTHQLLDLFDSDNVPSQENEEAQPQDTNGAGMEDIANETGLSGKAKEALGELKELWDPSQYEEEYNLDNFIKTLR, encoded by the coding sequence ATGACTTCACAAGTGTCCAGACTGGACCGGCAGGTTATCCTGCTGGAGACCGGTTCGACACAGTTCATTAGGAATATGGCAGCAGACCAGCTAGGAGAGCTGGCGAAACAGCATCCGGAAGATATCCTGTCGTTGCTGTCAAGGGTATACCCGTTTTTGCTGGTCAAGAAATGGGAGACTAGAGTGACCGCCGCTAGGGCGGTCGGAGCCATAGTAGCGCACGCGCCACTATGGGACCCAAACGCCGAAGAATTGCTGGAACAAGAGGAGAATTCAAACGGGGAGACGACTGCCAAAATCAAGTTGGAGCAAGAGATGCAGCTCAAGCTGGAAGAAGTCAGTGGTGAGAATGAGTTTAGACAGGACGACAAAAGGCTTATATCGTTAGCCCAGTGGAATTTACAcgaattgttcaaatcgAATCGAGTTTTACTGGCATCTAGTGTTAACGATTTTAATGATAGTTGGAATGCAGGCAGGAAACAGTCTAGAAAAAATTacgataatgatgatgattctaATGAAGGTACCCCTCCGCGGGAACAAGTTAAGAGTGAGAATGGAGAAGTGCAGGTGAAGAAACAGGATTCCTTACGGTCTGCAGCGCCAAGTGCAGCGTCGTCAAAGAAATCTGCTCGTATGTTGGCCATGgcaaagaggaaaaaaaaaatgcagGCCAAGAGTTCATCTAGTAAACCAGTGGATCTGTCCGAGAGTTATATATCCAAGAGTCTTATGAATCAACCTAATGAACTAGATTCTCCATCACCCACGACACTGAGTAATCCAAAATTAGATATTACTGAAAATTCCGATGCTAATAAGATTATGGTTGAATCTATGATGGTACCGATTCTAGAGAAACACGAAAGAGTCGCAGGATTAGTGTGGCAATTCCAAGGTGTCTATGAACTTTTGATAGATAACTTAATGAACGATGCCTGGGAAATAAGACATGGTGCTGCGTTGGGGTTAAGAGAGATCTTGAAACAACATGCACTTGGTGTGAGCAGAGTGAAAGGAAAAACCAAAGCGGAGAATTATTCCAGAAACACTAAGAGTCTAGAAGATTGTGCCACTAGGCTTTTGACCGTCTTCGCTCTCGATAGATTTGGTGATTACGTCTATGATACCGTTGTCGCACCAGTGAGAGAATCTGTGGCGCAAACTTTGGCTGCATTGTTAATTCATCTGAATGATGAACTATGTGTCAAAATTTTCTCTGCTTTGGAACAACTTGTTTTACAGGATCCTCAAATTGTTGCAATGCCCACCAAAATTTGGGAAGCTACTCATGGTGGTCTACTTGGAGTTAGATACTTCGTCAGTATCAAAACGGATTTCCTGCTTTCCAACAATTTACTGGATCATGTGGTCAAGATTGTGCTCTATGGTTTAAACCAACCAGATGACGATGTTCAAAGTGTTGCCGCAGCGATCCTATCTCCAATCACAAATGTGTTCGTAAAACTCGATCCTCAAACTATTGACCTCGTCTTGACTACGATTTGGTCCTCACTAACGCACTTGGATGATGACCTATCCTCCAGTGTTGGTTCTGTGATGGATCTACTGGCAAAGCTTTGTAAGCATGATGAGGTCCTTGATATACTGAGAAACAAAGCTATTCAAAACCCATCGGAGTGGTCATTCAAATCTCTCGTACCAAAACTTTACCTGTTCCTACGTCATTCCATTTCATCCGTGAGAAAAGCGGTACTTAATCTATTAAACGCATTCCTTTCCATTAAGGACGATTCAACCAAGAGTTGGTTGAATGGTAAAGTCTTTAGGTTgattttccaaaatattATCCTAGAGCAAAATCAAGACATTCTTAACCtttcatttgaaatttattgttccttattgaaaaattataaaTCAAAGCATACAGAAAAGACTCTAGATCACGTACTGAGTAAGCATTTACAACCAATACTGCATTTGTTGAATACCCCTATAGGTGAAAATGGTAAAAATTATAGCATGGAATCACAGTACATTTTAAAACCATCACAGCATTATCAACTCCATCCTGATAAGAAAAGAAGCATATCGGAGGCTAATTATGAGTCGGATATCCCGCCACCGAAGAATAACGAACGTGTAAACATTGACGCACCAATGATCGCTGGTGATATAACTCTATTGGGGGTTGAAGTCATCAAGAACACTAGGGTCATGGGTGCGAAGGCATTTGGTTTAACTTTGTCATTATTTCAAAACTCAACTTTGAAATCGTTCTTTGATAACGTCCTAGTACGCTGCCTTGAGTTATCATATGCCACTCCACGAATGTTGGCTGCCATTATCGTCAGcgaattttgcaaagcaaGAATGGAGGACGAATCGCCAGATTCAAATGTTCCACCTTTTGTGGAAGAAATGTTCGGTCCTATCATGAATGATCAACTTTCTAATCCTGAAACTTTACCTGTTTTCAGAGAATTTGTACCAAGTTTGAAGGCATTGAGAACACAGTGCCAGAGTCTACTAAATACTTTTGTGGACGTTGGTATGTTGCCACAACACAAGTTACCAAATGTACCAGTAATTTGCCAAGGTGAAACTGACGCGGGCCCAGAGGCATTCAACCTTCAACTCGCTGAAAGAGTTTACAAAGATTACTACGAAAAGATGTTCAAATCCATGAGCAACTCCTACAAACTGCTGGCAAAAAAGCCTCTAGAAGATGCTAAGCATCGTGTTCTCTTAGCTATCGAGGTAGCACAAGCATCAAGGCGCTCACATAATTGCAGCATCTTAGCAAACTATGCATCAGCTACTTTGAGGTTTAGTGgtcttccaaagaaactaaATCCGATCATCAGAGCCCTGATGGACAGCATTAAGGAAGAGAGAAATGAAATGTTACAGAATTTTTCTGGTGACTCGATCAtgtatttgatcaatgaattggTTGCTCATGAGAAAGCAACCGTTGCCGATAAGATCGTAAAGAATTTGTGCGGGTTCCTGTGTGTCGATACGACAGAAGTTCCGGAGTTTGCGGCCAACTCCTCATTAAAGAATTCAATTTTGACTTTGGTGAAGGAAAATAACTACTTAACAGTTCAAGATGATCctcatttgaaaaaactcgctgaagaagctcaTGTAAAGCGGAAAGGTGGTTTATACACTTTGGGTAGACTATTAGATGTCCTAGGAGAAAGAGCTTTGGTTGAAGTCTCACAGTTGAGGAAATCCTTGTTCGAACCGATCGATCAATTTGACGAATCCAACCAACAGGCTCTTGACAACCAGACTGGCCAAACCATCGTGGACTCGCTTGGAATATTGAGGGCAATTTTCCCGTTCATGCATGAAAAGTTACGGACAGAAGAGGTGGTCCCAAGGTTTCCAGTCTTACTTAAATTTTTAAGATCAGAATTTTCGGTGTTCAGATATTCCACAGCGAGAACCTTTGCAGACTTTGCCAAGACATCCAATATTTCTGTTATGACTTTTATTATACGAGAAGTTCTGCCGTTGTTAAACAACGCCGGCTCTGTCATTGATCGCCAAGGTGCTACTGAATTGATCTATCACCTATCGACGTCTTTGGGCACCGAAATTTTGCCTTACGTTATTTTCCTCATTGTACCTTTGTTGGGCCGTATGAGCGACTCAGACACAGACGTGAGAAGTTTGGCAACAACGACTTTTGCATCGATCATTAAACTTGTGCCATTAGAAGAAGGGATTGCTGATCCTGAGGGCTTACCTGAAGATCTCATGGTTGGGCGTGAGAGGGAACGTGATTTCATGAAACAAATGATGGATCCTTCGAAAGCTGAACCATTCAAAATGCCTGTCGCAATCAAAGCCACTTTAagaaaatatcaacaggATGGTCTGAATTGGCTTGcatttttgaacaaatattATTTGCATGGTATACTTTGTGATGATATGGGTCTAGGTAAGACTTTGCAGACTATTTGTATCATCGCAAGTGATCAATACCTGAGAAATGAAGATTATCAAAAaaccaaatctttgaaaacaaGGCCTCTACCATCTTTGATTGTTTGTCCTCCCTCCTTGACTGGTCATTGGGAAAGTGAGTTCGAACAATACTCTCCTTTCTTAAAAGTCATAGTGTATGCTGGTGGACCATCGGTTCGTTACCCATTGAGAGATAAGTTATCGGAAGCAGATGTCATTGTCACGTCATATGATGTTGCTAGAAATGATTTGGCTGTGTTGACAAAGTTTGACTACAATTATTGCGTCCTTGATGAGGGCCatatcatcaagaactCTCAATCCAAACTCGCCAAGGCTGTCAAACAAATAAGCGCCAATCACAGATTGATTTTGACTGGTACTCCTATTCAGAACAATGTTGTCGAACTGTGGTCGCtatttgattttttaatGCCAGGATTCTTAGGAACAGAAAAGATGTTCCAGGAAAGATTTGCCAAGCCTATTGGAGCTTCAAGAAATAGTAAGTCCTACTctaaagatcaagaaaaaggCGCACTTGCATTAGAGGCCCTTCATAAGCAGGTCCTTCCATTCATGTTGAGAAGATTAAAGGAGGACGTGTTATCCGACCTACCGCCAAAAATCATACAAGATTACTACTGTGAATTAAGTGATTTGCAAAAACAGCTTTACAAGGATTTTTCTAAGAAACAGAAAAATGTTGTAGAGAAAGATATCGAAAGCAACACGGATGTGGAGGGGAAGCAAcatatttttcaagcatTACAATACATGAGAAAGCTGTGTAATCACCCTGCATTAGTTCTTTCACCTGATCATCCACAATTGCGTCAAGTTGAGGAATACTTGAGGCAGACCCACATGGACTTACATGATATCACGAATGCCCCTAAATTAGAAGCTTTGCGTAATCTACTGTTGGAGTGTGGGATCGGAGAGCAAGACGTAGATAAGAAGAATTCTCAGAATCAGCTTCCATCCACAGAAAATGTGATATCGCAACATCGTGCTTTGATTTTCtgtcaattgaaggatatGCTGGATATGGTTGAAAATGACCTATTCAAAAAGTATATGCCCTCTGTCACATATATGAGGCTAGATGGTAGTGTCGAACCAAGAGACAGACAAAAGGTAGTCAGAAAATTCACCGATGATCCATCCATTGACTGTTTATTGTTAACCACTAAAGTTGGAGGCTTGGGTTTGAACCTGACTGGCGCAGATACGGTTATCTTTGTGGAACACGATTGGAACCCGATGAGTGATTTGCAAGCTATGGATCGTGCTCATAGATTGGGTCAGAAAAAGGTTGTGAATGTTTACAGAATAATTACGAAGGGCACTttagaagaaaagatcatgGGTCTgcaaaagttcaagatgaaCATAGCGTCGACTGTTGTTAATCA
- the TDEL0B02910 gene encoding homocitrate synthase, with product MSVLSNPYSPNVADLVSNVNKFQIIESTLREGEQFANAFFSTEKKIEIAKALDDFGVDYIELTSPVASEQSRRDCEAICKLGLKAKILTHIRCHMDDAKVAVETGVDGVDVVIGTSKFLRQYSHGKDMNYIAKSAIEVIEFVKSKGLEIRFSSEDSFRSDIVDLLNIYKTVDKIGVDRVGIADTVGCANPRQVYDLVRSLKSVVSCDIECHFHDDTGCAIGNAYSALEGGAKLIDTCVLGIGERNGIVPLGGLMARMIVSAPEYVKSKYNLKKLRDLETLVAEAVEVNLPFNNPITGFCAFTHKAGIHAKAILANPSTYEILNPADFGITRYIHFANKLTGWNAIKSRVEQLNLQLTDDQVKEVTQKIKQMGDIRPLGIDDVDSVIKDYHSAL from the coding sequence ATGTCTGtgctttcaaatccttaTTCGCCTAATGTGGCCGATTTAGTGTCTAATGTTAACAAATTCCAAATTATTGAGTCGACTTTGAGAGAAGGTGAACAATTTGCCAATGCATTCTTTAGtacagagaagaaaatcgAAATTGCCAAGGCATTGGATGATTTTGGTGTTGATTACATTGAATTGACCTCTCCTGTAGCGTCTGAACAATCCAGACGTGATTGTGAAGCTATTTGTAAATTAGGCTTGAAGGCAAAGATCCTAACTCACATTCGTTGTCACATGGACGATGCAAAAGTCGCTGTGGAGACTGGTGTAGATGGTGTGGATGTGGTTATTGGCActtccaagtttttgaGACAATATTCCCATGGTAAGGATATGAACTATATCGCAAAGAGTGCGATCGAGGTTATTGAATTTGTCAAATCTAAAGGTCTAGAGATCAGATTTTCTTCCGAGGACTCCTTCCGTTCTGATATCGTGGATTTGTTAAATATCTACAAGACTGTCGATAAGATTGGTGTGGATCGTGTGGGTATTGCCGATACGGTTGGCTGTGCCAACCCAAGGCAAGTGTACGATCTGGTTAGATCATTGAAATCGGTGGTGTCCTGTGATATCGAGTGTCATTTCCACGATGATACCGGTTGTGCCATCGGTAACGCTTACTCTGCTCTAGAGGGTGGCGCCAAGCTTATCGATACATGTGTTTTGGGTATTGGTGAGAGAAATGGTATTGTCCCACTGGGTGGATTAATGGCTAGAATGATTGTCTCGGCTCCCGAATATGTCAAGTCCAAGtacaatttgaagaaactacGTGATTTGGAAACTTTAGTCGCTGAGGCAGTAGAAGTCAACTTGCCTTTCAATAACCCTATTACTGGGTTCTGTGCCTTCACTCACAAGGCCGGTATCCACGCAAAAGCTATCTTAGCTAATCCATCTACTTACGAGATTTTGAACCCAGCAGATTTCGGTATCACTAGGTACATTCATTTCGCCAATAAGCTGACCGGTTGGAACGCTATCAAGTCAAGAGTCGAACAActaaatcttcaattgactgACGATCAAGTTAAGGAAGTTACTCAAAAGATCAAGCAAATGGGTGATATTAGACCATTAGGTATCGATGATGTTGATTCCGTTATCAAGGACTACCACTCTGCTCTATAG
- the RPS9B gene encoding 40S ribosomal protein uS4 (similar to Saccharomyces cerevisiae RPS9B (YBR189W) and RPS9A (YPL081W); ancestral locus Anc_8.554) has product MPRAPRTYSKTYSTPKRPYESSRLDAELKLAGEFGLKNKREIYRITFQLSKIRRAARDLLTRDEKDPKRLFDGNALIRRLVRIGVLSEDKKKLDYVLALKTEDFLERRLQTQVYKLGLAKSVHHARVLITQRHIAVGKQIVNVPSFMVRLDSEKHIDFAPSSPFGGGRPGRVARKNAGKASEGGDDAAAEEDEE; this is encoded by the exons ATGCCAA GAGCTCCAAGAACTTACTCTAAGACTTACTCTACCCCAAAGAGACCTTACGAATCTTCTCGTTTGGACGctgaattgaaattggctGGTGAATTCggtttgaagaacaagagagAGATTTACAGAATCACTTTCCAATTGTCTAAGATCCGTCGTGCTGCCAGAGATTTGTTGACCAGAGATGAAAAGGACCCAAAGAGATTATTCGATGGTAATGCCTTGATCAGAAGATTGGTGAGAATCGGTGTCTTGTCcgaagacaagaagaagctggatTATGTCTTGGCTTTGAAGACcgaagatttcttggaaagaaGATTGCAAACTCAAGTTTACAAGTTGGGTTTGGCCAAGTCTGTTCACCACGCTAGAGTCTTGATCACTCAAAGACACATTGCTGTTGGTAAGCAAATTGTCAACGTCCCATCTTTCATGGTTAGATTGGACTCCGAGAAGCACATTGACTTCGCTCCATCTTCTCCATTCGGTGGTGGCAGACCAGGTAGAGTCGCCAGAAAGAACGCCGGAAAGGCTTCTGAAGGTGGTGATGATGCCGCTGCTgaagaggacgaagaaTAA
- the RPL21A gene encoding 60S ribosomal protein eL21 (similar to Saccharomyces cerevisiae RPL21A (YBR191W) and RPL21B (YPL079W); ancestral locus Anc_8.553) yields MGKSHGYRSRTRYMFQRDFRKHGAIPLSTYLKVYKVGDIVDIKANGSIQKGMPHKVYQGKTGVVFNVTKSSVGVIIYKMVGNRYLEKRLSLRVEHVKHSKCRTEFLQRVKDNAAKRTEAKAQGVAVQLKRQPAQPREARIISTESNVPQTLAPVPYETFI; encoded by the exons ATGGGTAAATC ACATGGTTACAGATCTCGTACTCGTTACATGTTCCAACGTGACTTCAGGAAGCATGGTGCTATTCCATTGTCCACCTACCTGAAGGTCTACAAAGTTGGTGACATCGTTGATATCAAGGCCAACGGTTCCATCCAAAAGGGTATGCCACACAAGGTCTACCAAGGTAAGACCGGTGTTGTCTTCAACGTCACCAAGTCTTCTGTTGGTGTTATCATCTACAAGATGGTCGGTAACAGATACTTGGAAAAGAGATTGAGTTTGAGAGTTGAACACGTCAAGCACTCCAAGTGTAGAACCgaatttttgcaaagagtcAAGGACAACGCCGCCAAGCGTACTGAAGCTAAGGCTCAAGGTGTTGCCGTccaattgaagagacaaCCAGCTCAACCAAGAGAAGCCCGTATCATCTCTACCGAAAGCAACGTTCCTCAAACTTTGGCTCCAGTTCCTTACGAGACTTTCATCTAA
- the RIM2 gene encoding Rim2p (similar to Saccharomyces cerevisiae RIM2 (YBR192W); ancestral locus Anc_8.552) — MPRKSLEEWEEDARASVPYLASDEKGSNFKDARLPDSEGESRPTTKPWVHFVAGGVGGMAGAVVTCPFDLVKTRLQSDVYQSVYKSSVSREAATTGPRAFNYVVQAGTHFKETFGILNKVYRNEGFRSLFKGLGPNLVGVIPARSINFFTYGTTKDMYSRAFNNGNESAWIHLMAAATAGWATSTATNPIWMVKTRLQLDKAGVTRNYKNSWDCIKSILHNEGIRGLYKGLSASYLGSVESILQWLLYEQMKRLLKERSIERFGHSDDRRKATSEKIKEWCQRSGSAGLAKFVASIITYPHEVVRTRLRQAPLENGKLKYTGLIQSFRVIIKEEGFASMYSGLTPHLMRTVPNSIIMFGTWELVIKLLS, encoded by the coding sequence ATGCCTAGAAAAagtcttgaagaatgggaAGAAGACGCTAGAGCATCCGTACCGTACCTTGCCAGTGATGAAAAAGGTTCCAACTTTAAAGATGCCCGACTACCTGATTCAGAGGGGGAGAGCCGCCCAACTACAAAACCATGGGTTCATTTCGTTGCGGGAGGTGTTGGTGGTATGGCAGGTGCGGTAGTGACATGTCCGTTTGATCTAGTTAAGACAAGACTTCAAAGTGATGTTTATCAGTCAGTGTACAAGTCATCGGTGAGTCGAGAAGCTGCAACAACGGGTCCCAGGGCATTTAATTACGTTGTGCAAGCAGGTACTCATTTTAAAGAGACCTTTGGaattttgaacaaagtTTATAGAAATGAAGGATTTCGGagtcttttcaaaggtttgGGACCTAATTTGGTAGGTGTTATACCGGCCAGAAGTattaacttcttcacttATGGTACAACAAAAGACATGTACTCCCGCGCATTTAACAACGGGAATGAATCGGCTTGGATCCATCTTATGGCAGCCGCAACCGCCGGTTGGGCAACCTCTACGGCTACAAATCCAATATGGATGGTAAAGACAAGGCTGCAACTGGATAAAGCAGGTGTTACCAGAAACTATAAAAACTCTTGGGACTGCATAAAAAGTATACTGCACAACGAGGGTATCCGTGGCTTATACAAAGGTTTGAGTGCGTCGTATTTAGGATCTGTGGAGAGTATATTACAATGGTTGCTCTATGAACAGATGAAGCGCTTACTTAAGGAAAGATCTATCGAAAGGTTTGGACACTCGGATGACAGACGCAAGGCTACATCggaaaagattaaagaatGGTGTCAGAGGTCCGGTAGTGCAGGTCTCGCTAAATTTGTTGCCAGTATTATAACGTACCCTCATGAAGTGGTTAGAACGAGGTTGAGACAAGCTCCTTTGGAAAATGGGAAGTTGAAATACACTGGTTTGATTCAGAGTTTCCGAGTGataatcaaagaagaaggattcGCGTCGATGTACAGCGGATTGACACCACATTTAATGAGAACTGTGCCTAATAGTATCATCATGTTTGGTACTTGGGAGTTGGTTATCAAACTATTATCGTGA
- the MED8 gene encoding RNA polymerase II mediator complex subunit MED8 (similar to Saccharomyces cerevisiae MED8 (YBR193C); ancestral locus Anc_8.551) — MAFQEDFKPDYSGVPSQALDAVRMRSAQLTHSLRRLRDELAKAELPQWYSLQSQLNVTLSQLMSLTSNMQHFQDVLDSTVVYPLPNFPTTSHEGLLTTLLRKRNIPEVDEWIKSAREASDLDTGSLDIKDITKSLNDDKEISKWALETFVEEFEKHNYKGFHTRQDNGPVDDIEMEGLPAGKNPVKPFDVEDVLRYTYKGEITGEEQTQENDAAMVID; from the coding sequence ATGGCATTCCAAGAGGATTTCAAGCCCGATTATAGCGGTGTGCCCAGTCAGGCATTGGATGCTGTAAGAATGCGATCCGCACAACTGACGCATTCTTTAAGAAGGCTACGAGATGAATTAGCTAAGGCCGAATTACCACAATGGTACTCCTTACAATCGCAATTGAATGTTACTTTGTCACAATTGATGTCTTTAACCTCTAATATGCAACATTTCCAAGACGTTTTGGACTCAACAGTGGTCTATCCGCTACCGAACTTCCCCACAACATCTCATGAAGGTCTTCTGACAACTTTGCtcagaaagagaaatattCCAGAAGTTGATGAGTGGATAAAGTCAGCCAGGGAAGCCTCTGATTTGGATACCGGCTCACTAGATATTAAAGATATTACAAAATCATTGAATGATGACAAAGAAATCTCCAAATGGGCACTCGAGActtttgttgaagagttcgAAAAACATAATTATAAGGGCTTCCACACCAGGCAGGACAATGGACCAGTTGATGATATAGAGATGGAAGGTCTGCCGGCCGGAAAGAACCCAGTGAAGCCATtcgatgttgaagatgtcCTCCGTTATACATACAAGGGAGAAATAACGGGTGAGGAACAGACTCAAGAGAATGATGCAGCTATGGTCATTGATTGA
- the AIM4 gene encoding Aim4p (similar to Saccharomyces cerevisiae YBR194W; ancestral locus Anc_8.550): protein MEQEPQGLGEEEKSRANELGAKSIFYDPDWNRTGEAPPGFKNIPYNPATFTRKNETIERHLAGLGNIPRPTT from the coding sequence ATGGAACAAGAACCGCAGGGACTaggcgaagaagaaaaatcaaggGCCAATGAGCTAGGTGCGAAGAGCATATTTTATGACCCTGACTGGAATAGAACTGGTGAAGCACCTCCAGGATTCAAGAATATACCTTACAATCCGGCCACATTCACTCGTAAGAATGAGACCATTGAGCGACATTTGGCTGGACTTGGTAATATACCAAGGCCAACCACATAG
- the ATP4 gene encoding F1F0 ATP synthase subunit 4 (similar to Saccharomyces cerevisiae ATP4 (YPL078C); ancestral locus Anc_8.549): MSFRALTVKASARPMMALAARQAPIGLRYMSTPAPQEPKAKANSIIDALPGNSILSKTGILGTSAAAAIYAISNELYVINDESILLATFLGFSYIVVKFLAPGYKEWADARVKKVHDILNASRTKHVDAVKDRITSVSELQNVQDITKVLFEVSKETVQLEAEAFELKQKVDLAHEAKAVLDSWVRYEASVRQMQQKQLTESVLAKVKAELANPKFQDKVLQQSVGEVEQLFAKLK; the protein is encoded by the coding sequence ATGAGTTTCCGTGCTTTAACCGTGAAGGCCTCCGCTAGACCTATGATGGCTCTTGCAGCTCGTCAGGCCCCAATTGGGTTGCGTTACATGTCTACTCCTGCTCCTCAGGAACCAAAGGCTAAAGCTAATTCCATCATTGATGCTTTGCCAGGTAACAGCATCTTGTCCAAGACTGGTATCCTCGGTActtctgctgctgctgccattTATGCGATCTCTAATGAACTATACGTGATCAACGATGAAAGTATCCTACTGGCTACTTTCTTGGGTTTCTCCTACATCGTTGTCAAGTTCTTGGCTCCAGGTTACAAGGAATGGGCTGATGCTAGAGTCAAGAAAGTTCACGATATCTTGAATGCTTCTAGAACTAAGCACGTTGATGCCGTCAAGGATAGAATTACTTCTGTTTCCGAATTGCAAAACGTTCAGGATATCACTAAGGTCTTGTTTGAAGTCTCCAAGGAAACTGTCCAGTTGGAAGctgaagcttttgaattGAAGCAAAAGGTTGATTTGGCTCACGAGGCTAAGGCTGTCCTAGATTCATGGGTCAGATACGAAGCTTCTGTGCGTCAAATGCAACAAAAACAATTGACTGAATCTGTTTTGGCTAAGGTTAAGGCTGAATTGGCTAACCCAAAGTTCCAGGACAAAGTTTTGCAACAATCTGTTGGCgaagttgaacaattgTTTGCCAAGTTGAAATAG